In one window of Henckelia pumila isolate YLH828 chromosome 1, ASM3356847v2, whole genome shotgun sequence DNA:
- the LOC140874712 gene encoding sister chromatid cohesion protein PDS5 homolog D-like, with translation MGSTHVSVKKLSKEILSVGKKLQALPSSVDELLMLLEKTESILTKVDQQPPSAIALALVPLMQTLITNEIMHHADVNIQIAAACCFTELTRISAPQHTYSGAEMKEFFRLCLIVLKHLSSESGRNYDRALHMLETIARLKSSAILLDVDGDELIVEMFQLFFSAISPDQPADTFVHMEAIMSCVIQESRKISFKLLRPLLDSVKTNNKNISLMSWELGNAVFRNCSNKLQRPLKKTVRAKNLDVAEYAVIIASLCQGEPSKENMMAKEVGSTDRTSKSGELSIHEPEDFNPYAKSAGGEDAKKKKEDMTVKKKKKGMTPKEKKEGMIDQPTDVETSSRRKLLKTEGMKKGSNIQKKTGKSVTGSSANTKKIDEQTNTKTNSEGKDESPFLDQHGNEQSRNETSLEKHESCDAKKRTRSHLGFGEDLIDLRIKVWWPDDNEYYPGTILSFDHVAKKHKIIYDDGDEEILFMDEETWEPLDDHQIQDSNTDPPAPAQKLNGSKKKKGISKSGPSKKQKAYAASERANAEEGGGIKSGDVSVPVAGANDEPDAEMSERNSTEKKDEKTETLGTETQPSDGATLDVEND, from the exons ATGGGTTCTACTCATGTTTCAGTGAAAAAGCTTTCCAAGGAAATACTGAGTGTTGGGAAGAAGCTCCAAGCGTTACCATCCTCCGTCGATGAGCTACTCATGCTCCTTGAG AAAACTGAGAGCATTTTGACCAAGGTGGATCAACAGCCGCCCAGTGCTATAGCATTGGCTCTTGTTCCATTGATGCAGACGTTGATCACCAATGAAATTATGCATCACGCGGATGTTAATATCCAAATTGCTGCCGCATGTTGTTTCACGGAGCTTACAAGAATAAGCGCTCCTCAGCATACTTATAGTGGGGCTGAAATGAAG GAATTTTTTCGATTATGCCTCATTGTGTTGAAACATTTGTCCTCGGAATCTGGTCGCAATTATGATAGAGCTCTTCATATGCTTGAAACTATAGCTAGACTGAAATCATCTGCAATTCTTCTGGATGTGGATGGCGATGAACTGATTGTTGAAATGTTCCAACTTTTCTTCAGTGCCATCAG TCCCGACCAGCCTGCTGATACTTTTGTACATATGGAAGCGATAATGTCTTGTGTGATACAAGAGAGTCGCAAAATCTCATTTAAACTTCTGAGACCGCTTTTGGACAGTGTCAAAACGAATAATAAG AATATTTCACTAATGTCCTGGGAATTGGGGAATGCTGTCTTTAGAAACTGCTCAAACAAACTCCAGCGTCCTCTAAAAAAAACAGTGAGGGCAAAGAACCTGGATGTTGCTGAATATGCTGTTATAATCGCTTCTCTTTGCCAGGGAGAGCCTAGTAAGGAAAACATG ATGGCAAAAGAAGTTGGTTCAACTGACCGAACATCCAAGTCAGGTGAACTTTCTATTCATGAGCCGGAAGATTTCAATCCATATGCAAAGAGTGCTGGTGGAGAGGACGCgaaaaagaagaaagaggaCATGACagtgaaaaagaagaaaaagggcATGACACCAAAAGAGAAGAAAGAGGGCATGATAGATCAGCCGACTGATGTCGAGACCTCATCAAGGCGGAAACTACTGAAAACGGAGGGTATGAAAAAAGGTTCTAACATCCAAAAGAAGACTGGTAAGAGTGTTACTGGATCTAGTGCTAATACAAAGAAGATAGATGAACAAACCAATACTAAGACCAATTCAGAAGGAAAAGATGAATCACCATTTCTGGATCAACATGGGAATGAACAAAGTAGAAATGAGACAAGTCTCGAGAAACATGAATCATGTGATGCAAAGAAG AGAACAAGGTCCCATCTTGGTTTTGGGGAGGATTTGATTGATTTAAGGATAAAGGTTTGGTGGCCAGATGACAACGA GTACTACCCAGGCACTATTTTATCTTTTGATCATGTAGCAAAGAAGCACAAG ATCATATATGATGATGGTGATGAGGAAATTCTGTTCATGGATGAAGAAACTTGGGAACCGTTGGATGACCACCAGATTCAA GACTCCAACACTGATCCTCCTGCTCCTGCCCAAAAACTTAACGG GTCCAAGAAAAAGAAAGGAATATCTAAGTCAGGTCCATCCAAGAAACAGAAAGCTTACGCAGCATCTGAAAG AGCAAACGCTGAAGAGGGTGGCGGCATCAAATCTGGAGATGTTTCAGTTCCTGTTGCTGGTGCTAACGATGAACCGGATGCTGAGATGTCCGAGAGGAACAGCACCGAAAAGAAGGATGAAAAGACAGAAACTCTGGGAACCGAAACACAGCCTAGCGATGGCGCCACCTTGGATGTGGAAAACGATTAA